A region of Thermodesulfobacteriota bacterium DNA encodes the following proteins:
- a CDS encoding DUF1330 domain-containing protein, with product MAAYLVGHIRVRDPEGWKQYVAQVPGTLAPFGGEVLFRGRRAAVLAGEHRYELVVALRFPSPDAVASWHGSPAYQALIPIRDAAADVTLVSYEEVA from the coding sequence ATGGCGGCGTATCTGGTGGGGCACATCCGGGTGCGGGACCCGGAGGGATGGAAGCAGTACGTGGCGCAGGTTCCGGGGACCCTTGCCCCCTTCGGGGGGGAGGTGCTCTTTCGGGGGCGGCGAGCGGCGGTGCTCGCGGGGGAGCACCGCTACGAGCTCGTCGTGGCCCTGCGGTTTCCCAGTCCCGACGCCGTCGCGTCGTGGCACGGGTCTCCGGCGTACCAGGCCCTGATTCCGATCCGGGACGCGGCCGCCGACGTGACCCTGGTGAGCTACGAAGAGGTTGCCTGA